A genomic segment from Malus domestica chromosome 05, GDT2T_hap1 encodes:
- the LOC139196440 gene encoding pathogenesis-related protein 1-like, which yields MGLCNISLALLFILGSALIQSSHALDTPQDYLNSHNAARAAVGVGPLTWDDNVAGYAQNYANQHVGDCNLVHSGGPYGENLAMSTGDMSGTAAVDLWVAEKADYSYESNSCAAGKVCGHYTQVVWRNSARVGCAKVRCSSGGTFIGCNYDPPGNYVGEKPY from the coding sequence ATGGGGTTGTGTAATATTTCCCTAGCTCTCCTTTTCATTTTAGGCTCAGCCCTAATACAATCCTCTCATGCCCTAGACACACCCCAAGACTACCTCAATTCCCACAACGCCGCTCGAGCAGCAGTAGGCGTTGGTCCCTTGACGTGGGATGACAATGTAGCAGGCTATGCACAAAACTACGCCAACCAACATGTTGGCGACTGCAATCTCGTGCACTCCGGTGGGCCATACGGTGAAAACCTTGCCATGAGCACTGGTGACATGTCGGGAACAGCGGCTGTGGACCTGTGGGTGGCGGAGAAAGCCGACTACAGTTATGAGTCGAACTCGTGTGCTGCTGGAAAGGTGTGTGGGCATTATACACAGGTGGTTTGGCGTAACTCGGCTCGTGTAGGGTGCGCAAAAGTGAGGTGCAGCAGTGGGGGTACCTTCATTGGATGCAACTATGATCCCCCAGGCAACTATGTTGGGGAGAAGCCTTACTAG
- the LOC139196441 gene encoding pathogenesis-related protein 1-like: protein MGLCNISLALLFILGSALIQSSHAQDTPQDYLNSHNAARAAVGVGPLTWDDNVAGYAQNYANQHVGDCNLVHSGGPYGENLAMSTGDMSGTAAVDLWVAEKADYSYESNSCAAGKVCGHYTQVVWRNSARVGCAKVRCSSGGTFIGCNYDPPGNYVGEKPY from the coding sequence ATGGGGTTGTGTAATATTTCCCTAGCTCTCCTTTTCATTTTAGGCTCAGCCCTAATACAATCCTCTCATGCCCAAGACACACCCCAAGACTACCTCAATTCCCACAACGCCGCTCGAGCAGCAGTAGGCGTTGGTCCCTTGACGTGGGATGACAATGTAGCAGGCTATGCACAAAACTACGCCAACCAACATGTTGGCGACTGCAATCTCGTGCACTCCGGTGGGCCATACGGTGAAAACCTTGCCATGAGCACTGGTGACATGTCGGGAACAGCGGCTGTGGACCTGTGGGTGGCGGAGAAAGCCGACTACAGTTATGAGTCGAACTCGTGTGCTGCTGGAAAGGTGTGTGGGCATTATACACAGGTGGTTTGGCGTAACTCGGCTCGTGTAGGGTGCGCAAAAGTGAGGTGCAGCAGTGGGGGTACCTTCATTGGATGCAACTATGATCCCCCAGGCAACTATGTTGGGGAGAAGCCTTACTAG